A window of Hymenobacter aerilatus contains these coding sequences:
- a CDS encoding NAD(P)/FAD-dependent oxidoreductase: MLETDICILGAGPGGATAALHLANAGQPCLLLDRATFPRDKICGDALSGKVINELRRIDAALPARLAASAVQVPCWGISFFAPNGRPVEVPFRAHYNPAAEPAPGHVAKRLDFDNLLIEQVRQRPEIDFREGVEVARHERLPDGRWQLFAADGTVVATPRLLLIANGAQSAQARQIGGHVLEPAHHSAGLRTYYQGVNGMHPHGFIELHFLKEFLPGYLWIFPLPNGQANVGVGMRTDKVSAKKINLRARLDEILTTHPSFKDRFAQAQRLGPVRGMGLPLGSKRRSLSGAGYLLLGDAGSLIDPFTGEGISHAMVSGRHAADWAARAVQAQNFSADFLKGYDAAVYNRLWQELRLSRAMQRLLAYPWLFNFVANRAVRNPTLAQTLTNMFLDLDLREQLRRPGFYLKMMLGK, from the coding sequence ATGCTCGAAACCGACATCTGCATCCTCGGCGCTGGTCCGGGTGGGGCCACGGCCGCCCTGCACCTCGCCAACGCCGGCCAGCCCTGCCTGCTGCTCGACCGTGCCACCTTCCCGCGCGACAAAATCTGCGGCGACGCGCTCAGTGGCAAGGTTATCAACGAGCTGCGCCGGATTGATGCGGCCCTACCCGCGCGGCTGGCGGCCTCGGCCGTGCAAGTGCCCTGCTGGGGCATTAGCTTTTTTGCGCCCAACGGCCGGCCCGTGGAAGTGCCCTTTCGGGCGCACTACAACCCCGCTGCCGAGCCCGCGCCCGGCCACGTAGCCAAGCGCCTCGATTTCGACAACCTACTGATCGAGCAAGTGCGCCAGCGTCCGGAAATCGACTTCCGCGAGGGCGTGGAGGTGGCCCGACACGAGCGCCTACCCGATGGTCGCTGGCAGCTCTTCGCGGCCGATGGCACCGTGGTGGCTACCCCGCGGCTGCTGCTGATTGCCAACGGCGCGCAGTCGGCGCAGGCCCGGCAGATTGGTGGGCACGTGCTGGAACCGGCGCACCACTCGGCGGGGCTGCGTACTTACTACCAGGGCGTAAACGGAATGCACCCGCACGGCTTCATCGAGCTACATTTCTTGAAAGAATTCCTACCTGGCTACCTCTGGATTTTCCCCCTACCCAATGGGCAAGCCAACGTGGGGGTAGGGATGCGCACCGATAAGGTTTCGGCCAAAAAAATCAATCTGCGCGCCCGCCTCGACGAAATCCTTACCACTCACCCCAGCTTCAAAGACCGCTTTGCCCAGGCCCAGCGACTAGGACCCGTGCGCGGCATGGGCCTGCCGCTGGGTTCCAAACGGCGCTCCTTATCGGGAGCCGGCTACTTGCTACTTGGTGATGCGGGCTCCCTCATCGACCCCTTCACGGGTGAGGGTATCAGCCACGCCATGGTGTCGGGCCGCCACGCCGCCGACTGGGCCGCCCGTGCCGTGCAGGCGCAGAATTTCAGCGCCGACTTTTTGAAAGGCTACGATGCCGCCGTGTACAACCGCCTCTGGCAGGAGCTACGCCTGAGCCGCGCCATGCAGCGCCTGCTGGCCTACCCCTGGCTGTTCAATTTTGTAGCCAACCGCGCCGTGCGCAACCCTACCCTGGCCCAAACCCTCACCAACATGTTCCTCGACCTGGACCTACGCGAACAGCTTCGCCGGCCGGGGTTTTATCTGAAGATGATGCTGGGTAAGTAG
- a CDS encoding alkaline phosphatase family protein, with translation MKSFFLSISLFLSLPLASFSQTAKHVVLVSIDGFRPDFYREAKWPTPNLQRIAAEGTSADGVRGVFPSVTYPSHTTLITGVAPAQHGIYYNSPFEPDGATGRWYWEENLIKTETLWDAVRKAGLKSASVMWPVSVGAPIDYNIPEFWSLDKSVDRFTPVRQNTMPKGLMEEIELNATGKLTARDMSSDYVSGDENGSRMAAYLLETYKPNLLTLHVFGVDHAEHQDGRDGAHVRRALATADWVVGHLLEALAKAGIDKETAVIVTGDHGFVDINTALAPNVWLAQNGLYNAEKGDWKAQFHTSGAAAFLMLKDPKDKKTLAKVRQLLAAAPAEQRKLFRVVERAELDEVGADPNAALALAPVPGVSMSSAREGQVVRPGKGGTHGFFPDFDQIRTGFIGYGPGFEAGKVVPQMNLQDVAPLTAKLLGLPWQTSPAAPKVIKTATR, from the coding sequence ATGAAATCTTTTTTTCTCTCCATCAGCTTATTCCTTTCCCTACCCCTCGCGTCTTTCAGCCAAACGGCTAAGCACGTGGTGCTGGTTAGCATCGATGGGTTTCGGCCTGATTTCTACCGCGAGGCCAAGTGGCCTACCCCCAACTTGCAGCGCATAGCCGCCGAGGGCACCTCGGCCGACGGCGTGCGGGGCGTGTTTCCGAGCGTGACCTACCCTTCGCACACCACCCTGATTACGGGGGTAGCGCCGGCCCAGCACGGCATCTACTATAACTCGCCCTTCGAGCCCGATGGCGCCACCGGCCGCTGGTACTGGGAAGAAAACCTGATCAAGACCGAAACGCTGTGGGATGCCGTGCGCAAGGCGGGCCTGAAGTCGGCCTCGGTGATGTGGCCCGTGTCGGTGGGCGCGCCAATCGATTACAACATTCCCGAGTTCTGGTCTCTGGACAAGAGCGTGGACCGCTTCACGCCGGTGCGCCAAAACACTATGCCCAAGGGCCTGATGGAGGAGATTGAGCTGAACGCCACCGGCAAGCTCACGGCCCGCGACATGAGCAGCGACTATGTGAGCGGCGACGAAAACGGCAGCCGCATGGCCGCCTACCTGCTCGAAACCTACAAGCCCAACCTACTCACCCTGCACGTGTTCGGGGTAGACCACGCCGAGCACCAGGACGGCCGCGACGGCGCCCACGTGCGCCGCGCCCTGGCCACCGCCGACTGGGTGGTGGGCCACCTGCTGGAAGCCCTCGCCAAAGCCGGCATCGACAAGGAAACGGCCGTTATCGTTACCGGCGACCATGGTTTTGTGGACATCAACACTGCGCTGGCGCCCAACGTGTGGCTGGCCCAAAACGGCCTTTACAACGCCGAAAAAGGTGATTGGAAAGCGCAGTTCCACACGTCCGGCGCGGCGGCTTTTCTGATGCTGAAAGACCCCAAGGACAAAAAAACCCTGGCGAAGGTACGCCAGCTACTGGCGGCCGCCCCTGCCGAGCAGCGCAAGCTGTTCCGGGTGGTAGAGCGCGCCGAGTTGGATGAGGTTGGCGCCGACCCCAACGCCGCGCTGGCCCTAGCGCCGGTGCCGGGCGTGTCGATGAGCAGTGCCCGCGAGGGGCAGGTGGTGCGCCCCGGCAAGGGCGGCACCCACGGCTTCTTCCCCGATTTCGACCAGATTCGGACGGGCTTTATTGGCTACGGCCCCGGCTTCGAGGCGGGCAAGGTGGTGCCGCAAATGAATCTGCAGGACGTGGCGCCCCTCACAGCCAAGCTGCTGGGCCTACCCTGGCAAACGTCTCCAGCGGCCCCGAAGGTCATCAAAACCGCCACGAGATAG
- a CDS encoding TonB-dependent receptor yields MRKHFLLFLSVWLLLCGYSTFAQSTDATIEGRIVDEAGTTLPGVTVVVRNEATGFQATTVTTTDGRYQLRQLPLGKPYSVRVSYVGSAPQVKNGLALNLGDQLRVDFRMQPEAVGLQEVVVRGNALNSRVDRLGSSTAITDQTIRQIPTLNRSFTNLVSLAPTSNGGSVGGQLPSSTNYLIDGVSARNNLTSGAVGNGPYSLSLEAIREFEVATNVYDVTQGRQGGGTVSAVTKSGTNTFTGSIFDYYRADFLASPYDIRGNRRKQNFTTNQYGFSLGGPIIKDKLHFFTALDRQNESAPFFIADIKSDADANALGISAGALDTVLNIARTKYGLSDARQTGEFGRKTVANTFFARLDWQINDRNRLTLRNNYSSWDNPNSVNDNSAINLFEVYGNFKSRENSTLASLRTQFSPTLLNELKVQYQTVRRDYTPNDLLPGANIPRAIVTVRSRLPNGRQGTTSVQLGGQRFTPENNLENQLQLVNTAYLTKGRYNFTFGTDNTLTYLDTYISSEQNGRFVFNSLQEFDDLNPSRYAREVPLQGVPSVQQWVLNASLFGQMQYNPLPHVEAIVGLRWDMTSYLTAGAYNPVVQETLGLRTDNNPTDWNNFQPRLQLTWDVKGERKSIIRLGGGIFSANPVNYAQVNNIQNSGTKVASIDVTRPSTGANPVPRPDFPAYRNDPNTAPGLLPGVPYVSTINLNNKDLQVPNIYKANLSLNHLFGPVLRVGVNFLYSYTTDNYVYLDRNLVDQPYFTLDNEAGRGVFVPANTITRAGITNNVLGRKTQAVGRTLEFVNGAKIQQATVVADAELRYFRDGFFNASYTWNSTRDNSSYNGNVANTSTFRPIKSDPRSLSEINYSDNQFRHKVVFFGASPSVKGFVLSGRFTGLGGTRYSLTVDADINGDFVGGPGTDNDLAFVFDPSNPATDPAVAASMQKVLDNPDNRARDYIRRSLGTIADRNGGVNPFAGTFDVRLQKTFKTFKTQAFTLSVDVFNFANLLNKDWGVNYNLGNQNLLSVTGFDQATRRYVYRVNENVGTTRQNGTPYQIQLGARYSF; encoded by the coding sequence ATGCGCAAACACTTTCTACTCTTTCTCAGTGTGTGGCTGCTCTTATGCGGCTATTCCACCTTCGCCCAATCCACCGACGCGACCATTGAAGGACGCATTGTGGACGAGGCCGGCACTACCCTACCCGGCGTGACGGTGGTCGTGCGCAACGAGGCCACGGGCTTTCAGGCCACTACCGTGACCACTACCGACGGGCGCTACCAGCTGCGGCAGCTGCCGCTGGGCAAGCCCTACAGCGTGCGGGTGAGCTACGTGGGCTCGGCCCCGCAAGTGAAAAACGGCCTGGCTCTGAACCTAGGTGACCAGCTGCGAGTGGACTTCCGGATGCAGCCCGAAGCCGTGGGCTTGCAGGAGGTAGTAGTGCGCGGCAACGCCCTCAACAGCCGCGTAGACCGGCTGGGCAGCAGCACGGCCATCACGGACCAAACCATCCGGCAGATTCCGACCCTGAACCGCAGCTTCACCAACCTAGTGTCGCTGGCGCCTACCTCCAACGGGGGCAGCGTGGGCGGGCAGCTACCCTCGTCGACCAACTACCTGATTGACGGCGTGAGTGCCCGCAATAACTTGACCTCCGGGGCGGTAGGCAACGGGCCGTACTCGTTGTCGCTGGAAGCCATCCGGGAGTTTGAGGTGGCTACCAACGTGTACGATGTGACCCAGGGCAGGCAAGGCGGCGGCACCGTTAGCGCTGTCACGAAATCGGGCACCAACACGTTTACGGGCTCTATTTTCGACTATTACCGCGCCGATTTTCTGGCCAGCCCCTACGACATCCGGGGCAACCGTCGCAAACAAAATTTCACCACCAACCAGTACGGTTTCAGCCTGGGCGGCCCCATCATCAAAGACAAGCTGCACTTCTTCACGGCCCTGGACCGGCAGAATGAGTCGGCGCCGTTTTTCATTGCCGACATCAAGTCCGATGCCGATGCCAACGCTTTGGGCATCAGCGCGGGCGCGCTGGACACGGTCTTGAACATTGCCCGCACCAAATACGGTCTGAGCGACGCCAGGCAAACCGGCGAGTTTGGCCGTAAGACGGTAGCCAACACGTTTTTCGCTCGCCTAGACTGGCAGATCAACGACCGGAACCGCCTGACGCTGCGCAACAACTATAGCTCCTGGGACAACCCCAACAGCGTGAACGACAACTCGGCCATCAACCTGTTTGAGGTGTACGGCAACTTTAAGTCGCGCGAGAACAGCACGTTGGCCTCCTTGCGTACTCAGTTCAGCCCTACCCTGCTGAATGAGCTAAAAGTGCAGTACCAGACCGTGCGGCGCGACTACACGCCCAACGACCTGCTGCCTGGCGCCAACATCCCGCGGGCTATTGTGACGGTGCGCTCCCGCCTACCCAACGGCCGCCAGGGCACTACCTCGGTGCAGCTGGGCGGCCAGCGTTTCACTCCCGAAAACAACCTGGAAAACCAGCTGCAGCTGGTGAATACGGCCTACCTCACCAAAGGGCGTTACAATTTCACCTTCGGCACCGACAACACGCTCACCTACCTCGACACGTACATTTCCAGCGAGCAGAACGGCCGCTTTGTATTCAACAGCTTGCAGGAATTCGACGACCTGAACCCCTCGCGCTACGCCCGCGAGGTGCCGTTGCAGGGTGTGCCGTCGGTGCAGCAGTGGGTCTTGAACGCCTCGCTGTTTGGGCAGATGCAGTACAACCCACTGCCGCACGTGGAGGCCATTGTGGGCCTGCGCTGGGACATGACCAGCTACCTCACGGCGGGTGCCTACAATCCGGTAGTGCAGGAAACCCTAGGCCTGCGCACCGACAACAACCCAACCGACTGGAACAACTTTCAGCCCCGCCTGCAGCTTACCTGGGACGTGAAGGGCGAGCGGAAAAGCATCATCCGCCTGGGCGGGGGCATCTTCTCGGCCAACCCCGTGAACTATGCGCAGGTGAACAACATCCAGAACAGCGGCACCAAGGTGGCCTCCATCGACGTGACGCGGCCTTCGACGGGCGCTAACCCGGTACCCCGCCCCGACTTCCCGGCCTACCGCAACGACCCCAACACGGCGCCAGGCCTGCTACCCGGCGTGCCCTACGTGTCGACCATCAACTTGAACAATAAGGACTTGCAGGTGCCAAATATCTACAAGGCTAACCTGAGCCTGAACCACTTATTTGGGCCGGTGCTGCGCGTAGGCGTCAACTTCCTGTACTCCTACACCACCGACAACTACGTGTACCTGGACCGCAACCTGGTAGATCAGCCCTACTTCACGCTCGACAACGAAGCCGGCCGCGGGGTGTTTGTGCCAGCCAATACGATTACGCGGGCGGGCATCACCAACAACGTATTGGGGCGCAAAACCCAGGCCGTGGGCCGCACCTTGGAGTTCGTGAACGGGGCCAAGATTCAGCAGGCAACGGTGGTGGCCGATGCGGAGCTGCGCTACTTCCGCGACGGGTTTTTCAATGCTAGCTACACCTGGAACAGCACCCGCGACAACAGCTCCTACAACGGCAACGTGGCCAACACGTCCACGTTCCGGCCCATTAAGTCGGACCCACGCAGCCTGAGCGAAATCAACTACTCTGATAACCAGTTCCGGCATAAGGTGGTGTTCTTCGGCGCTTCGCCCAGCGTGAAGGGCTTTGTGCTGAGTGGCCGCTTCACAGGCCTGGGCGGCACGCGCTACTCCCTCACGGTGGATGCCGACATCAACGGTGACTTTGTGGGCGGCCCTGGCACCGACAACGACCTAGCCTTTGTGTTTGACCCCAGCAACCCCGCCACCGACCCCGCCGTGGCTGCCTCCATGCAGAAGGTGCTCGACAACCCTGACAACCGCGCCCGCGACTACATCCGCCGCAGCTTGGGCACCATTGCCGACCGCAACGGCGGCGTGAATCCCTTTGCCGGCACGTTTGACGTGCGCCTGCAAAAGACGTTCAAAACCTTCAAAACACAGGCCTTCACGCTGAGCGTGGACGTGTTCAACTTCGCCAACCTGCTCAATAAGGATTGGGGCGTGAACTACAACCTGGGCAACCAGAACCTGCTCTCGGTCACGGGCTTCGACCAGGCCACGCGCCGCTATGTGTACCGCGTGAATGAAAATGTGGGCACCACCCGCCAGAACGGCACGCCTTACCAGATTCAGCTGGGCGCCCGGTATTCGTTCTAA
- a CDS encoding TonB-dependent receptor, which yields MQFAEQLEAQTSYRVFFDSAAVRGVTVTLQAQQQSLPSVLQQALAASDLHFVVDEQRNVFIFRGTGPSTALPENYFQQQPVAGRVAPPQPAPAPAQHPTPRPTSKATATASNSARLYEIGTPQASSRNSRVTVAGVVREAKSGEPVIGASVAVEALALGTATNQFGYYTLTLPVGQHTLSVRGLGLKPAERRILLHSSGKLDIEAAEDITALKEVVVQGEKSGNLTGLQMGVERLDIRTIRQVPTVFGETDILRVVMTLPGVKTIGEGSTSLSVRGGNTDQNLILFNDAVVYSPSHLFGFFSAFNPDLLKTVELYKSGIPAQYGGRLSSVLNITTREGNKKKFAGSGGIGLLTSRLMLEGPIVKDKSSFIIGGRTSYSDWLLNLLPDRALRQSSASFYDISAHATHEFNANNTLYATGYLSSDRFKLSADTSYRYHNRSASLKWKHVFGDQLYGVLTATGSQYTYRIASERNAVNSSELEFGIAQFGGQADFTYFPTAAHTIDFGASTTGYRTRPGSLQPLGSESLMMPDVLPREQGQESALYAADQWTLTPKLSLYLGLRYSLYQALGPRESYTYLPGVPRSLSSLADTVRYGRGSRVATYHGPEYRASLKYALSEKSSVKVSYNRTRQYLHQLSNTASISPADTWKLSDQHVRPQIGDQVALGYYRNFHNNSIELSVESYYKRLRDFVDYTSGAVLLLNRHIETDLVNAEGRAYGVEVSLKKTAGKLNGWLNYTYSRALVRVPTGPEAEAINEGRYYPSNFDKPHDVSLAGNYRFSRRVSTSLNVNYSTGRPITLPVSTYDFGGVERVLYSDRNQYRVPNYFRIDLGLNIEGSHIAKKLAHSSWTFSVYNLTGRKNPYSVYFKSQGGRIRGYQLSVFGRPIPTVTYNFKF from the coding sequence TTGACTCGGCGGCGGTGCGGGGCGTGACAGTGACGTTGCAGGCACAGCAGCAGTCGTTGCCGAGCGTGCTGCAACAGGCCTTGGCCGCCAGCGACCTACACTTTGTAGTAGACGAGCAGCGCAACGTGTTCATTTTTCGTGGCACTGGCCCATCCACCGCGCTGCCGGAAAATTACTTTCAGCAGCAGCCCGTGGCCGGTAGGGTAGCGCCACCGCAGCCGGCTCCTGCGCCGGCGCAACACCCTACCCCGCGCCCTACCTCGAAGGCAACCGCAACGGCTAGTAATTCAGCTCGTCTCTACGAGATAGGCACCCCGCAGGCCAGCAGCCGCAACAGCCGCGTAACGGTAGCGGGTGTGGTGCGCGAGGCCAAATCAGGTGAGCCGGTAATTGGGGCCTCGGTGGCCGTGGAGGCGCTGGCGCTGGGTACTGCGACCAACCAGTTTGGCTACTACACCCTCACGTTGCCCGTGGGGCAGCACACGCTCAGCGTTCGGGGGCTGGGCCTCAAGCCGGCCGAGCGGCGCATCCTGCTGCACAGCAGCGGCAAACTGGACATAGAGGCTGCCGAGGACATCACAGCCCTGAAGGAAGTGGTAGTGCAGGGCGAAAAGAGCGGTAACCTGACGGGCCTGCAAATGGGCGTCGAGCGGCTGGATATTCGCACTATCCGGCAGGTGCCCACCGTGTTTGGCGAGACGGATATTCTGCGGGTAGTGATGACGCTGCCGGGCGTGAAAACCATCGGGGAAGGTAGCACCAGCCTGAGCGTGCGCGGTGGCAACACCGACCAGAACCTGATCTTGTTCAACGATGCCGTGGTGTACAGTCCTTCGCACTTGTTCGGCTTTTTCTCGGCCTTCAACCCCGACCTGTTGAAGACCGTGGAGCTGTATAAAAGCGGCATTCCGGCCCAGTACGGCGGGCGGCTGTCGTCGGTGCTCAACATTACGACCCGCGAGGGCAACAAGAAAAAGTTTGCTGGCTCGGGCGGCATTGGGCTGCTCACGAGTCGCCTCATGTTGGAAGGTCCCATTGTGAAAGACAAAAGCTCGTTCATTATTGGGGGGCGCACGTCGTACTCTGATTGGCTGTTGAACCTGCTGCCCGACCGCGCCCTGCGCCAGAGTTCAGCTTCTTTCTACGATATCAGCGCCCATGCCACCCACGAGTTCAACGCCAACAACACGCTCTACGCCACCGGCTACCTGAGCAGTGACCGGTTCAAGCTCTCAGCTGATACCTCGTACCGCTACCACAACCGTAGCGCCAGCCTGAAATGGAAGCACGTGTTCGGCGACCAGCTCTACGGCGTGCTCACGGCCACGGGCAGCCAGTACACCTACCGCATTGCCAGTGAGCGAAATGCGGTAAACTCATCGGAGCTGGAGTTTGGCATTGCGCAGTTCGGTGGGCAGGCCGATTTTACGTATTTCCCTACCGCCGCGCACACCATCGACTTCGGCGCCAGCACCACGGGCTACCGCACCCGGCCGGGTAGCTTGCAGCCGCTCGGAAGCGAATCGTTGATGATGCCGGATGTGCTGCCCCGCGAGCAAGGTCAGGAAAGCGCCTTGTACGCGGCCGACCAGTGGACCCTGACGCCCAAACTCTCGCTGTACCTGGGGCTGCGCTACTCGCTGTACCAGGCGCTGGGGCCGCGCGAAAGCTATACCTATCTGCCCGGCGTGCCGCGCAGCCTCAGCAGCCTCGCCGATACGGTGCGCTACGGCCGGGGTAGCCGCGTGGCTACTTACCACGGCCCCGAGTACCGGGCGTCGTTGAAGTATGCGCTGTCGGAGAAGTCGTCGGTGAAAGTCAGCTACAACCGCACCCGGCAGTATTTGCACCAGCTTTCCAACACGGCCTCCATCTCGCCGGCCGATACCTGGAAGCTCTCCGACCAGCATGTGCGCCCCCAGATTGGCGACCAAGTGGCGCTGGGTTACTACCGCAACTTCCACAATAACAGCATTGAGTTGTCGGTGGAATCGTACTACAAGCGGCTGCGCGACTTTGTGGACTACACCAGTGGGGCGGTGTTGCTGCTCAACCGCCACATCGAAACCGATCTGGTGAATGCCGAGGGTAGGGCCTATGGGGTGGAAGTGTCGTTGAAGAAAACGGCGGGCAAGCTCAACGGCTGGCTAAACTACACCTACTCCCGCGCCCTGGTGCGCGTGCCCACTGGCCCTGAGGCCGAGGCCATCAACGAAGGGCGCTACTACCCCAGCAACTTCGATAAGCCCCACGACGTGAGCTTGGCCGGCAACTACCGCTTCAGCCGGCGCGTGAGCACCTCCCTGAACGTGAACTACAGCACGGGTCGGCCCATCACGCTACCTGTTTCCACCTACGATTTCGGGGGTGTGGAGCGGGTGCTGTACTCAGACCGCAACCAGTACCGGGTGCCCAACTACTTCCGCATTGATCTGGGCCTGAACATAGAAGGTAGCCATATAGCCAAAAAGCTGGCGCACAGCTCCTGGACGTTCTCGGTGTACAACCTCACGGGGCGGAAAAATCCCTACTCCGTGTATTTCAAGTCGCAAGGCGGCCGCATCCGGGGCTACCAGCTGTCGGTGTTCGGCCGGCCCATTCCGACGGTTACCTACAACTTTAAGTTCTAA
- the fabG gene encoding 3-oxoacyl-[acyl-carrier-protein] reductase codes for MTKLLDGKVALITGASKGIGRAVAVYFAQQGAQVAFTYLSSVEKGQQLEQELAEFGTKVKGFRSDASIFAEAEKLVDDVVAEFGKLDILVNNAGITQDGLLMRMSEQQWDQVLNVNLKSVFNLTKAATKPMMRAKTGSIINMSSVVGVKGNAGQANYAASKAGIIGFTKSVALELGSRNIRCNAIAPGFIETEMTGALDQKQVEEWRKAIPLRRGGSPEDVAKATAFLASDDSSYITGQVLQVDGGMLT; via the coding sequence ATGACAAAACTGCTCGACGGAAAAGTGGCCCTGATTACGGGCGCCTCCAAAGGAATTGGCCGCGCGGTGGCCGTATATTTTGCCCAGCAGGGCGCACAGGTGGCTTTCACCTACCTTTCTAGTGTAGAAAAAGGCCAACAGCTAGAACAGGAGCTGGCGGAGTTCGGCACGAAGGTGAAAGGCTTCCGCTCCGACGCTTCCATCTTCGCCGAGGCCGAAAAGCTGGTAGACGACGTGGTGGCAGAGTTCGGCAAGCTGGACATTCTGGTGAATAACGCCGGCATCACGCAGGACGGGCTGCTGATGCGCATGAGCGAGCAGCAGTGGGACCAGGTGCTCAACGTGAACCTGAAGTCGGTGTTCAACCTCACCAAAGCCGCCACCAAGCCCATGATGCGCGCCAAAACGGGCAGCATCATTAATATGTCGTCGGTGGTGGGTGTGAAGGGCAACGCGGGCCAAGCCAACTACGCCGCTTCTAAAGCGGGTATCATTGGCTTCACTAAATCGGTGGCCTTAGAGCTGGGCTCGCGCAACATTCGTTGCAACGCCATTGCGCCCGGCTTCATTGAAACCGAAATGACCGGCGCCCTCGACCAGAAGCAGGTGGAGGAGTGGCGCAAGGCTATTCCGCTACGCCGCGGTGGCTCGCCCGAGGATGTGGCCAAAGCCACTGCCTTTTTAGCCTCGGATGACTCTTCGTACATCACTGGGCAAGTACTGCAAGTGGATGGCGGAATGCTGACCTAA
- a CDS encoding DUF4249 domain-containing protein produces the protein MIAQKPIRSVGLLLSLLLWLAGCVEPFEPDVVSSPQSYLVVEGLINLRGVTTVRLSRTRELSATASPVEAQASVAIEDQAGTRYPLTEQMPGTYTSASLTLDASRQYRLRLRTAVGREYASELVQGKLTPPIDRLSWALERNGVQLYLDAHDDANATRYYRWTYHETWEFRSPYTSQFELVNGAMVPRTEDIRQCWRSDSSTVILQSSTARLSQDVVSKFPLKLLPSNSDKLRFRYSILVQQYAQSQEEFTYWETLRRNTESLGTLFDPLPTLLTGNVRSLSDASELVLGYVGASSMTERRLFIAASELPADSRFLTGYENLCDQPDTVAALDPRTLTASFSAVRLPLWEVYSLPPANALIGYARAFAFCADCRFRGTNVKPDFWP, from the coding sequence ATGATAGCCCAGAAACCGATTCGCTCCGTTGGACTGCTGCTCAGCCTGCTGCTGTGGCTGGCAGGCTGCGTCGAGCCCTTCGAGCCCGACGTGGTCAGCTCGCCCCAAAGCTACCTCGTGGTGGAGGGCCTCATCAATCTGCGCGGCGTGACGACGGTGCGCCTCTCGCGCACGCGTGAGCTGAGCGCCACTGCCTCGCCGGTGGAGGCCCAGGCTAGCGTGGCCATTGAGGATCAGGCCGGCACGCGCTACCCCCTCACCGAGCAAATGCCTGGTACCTACACCTCGGCTTCGCTCACGCTGGATGCTAGTCGCCAGTACCGGCTGCGGCTGCGCACGGCTGTGGGCCGCGAATATGCTTCTGAGTTGGTGCAGGGCAAGCTGACACCGCCCATCGACCGGCTCTCGTGGGCATTGGAGCGCAACGGCGTGCAGCTCTACCTCGACGCCCACGACGATGCTAATGCCACTCGTTACTACCGCTGGACCTACCACGAAACGTGGGAGTTTCGCTCGCCCTACACCTCGCAATTTGAACTTGTGAATGGCGCAATGGTGCCGCGTACCGAGGATATTCGGCAGTGCTGGCGCTCCGACTCTTCCACTGTGATTCTGCAAAGCAGCACGGCCCGCTTGAGCCAGGATGTGGTGTCGAAATTCCCGCTGAAGCTGCTACCCAGCAACTCCGACAAGCTGCGCTTCCGGTACAGCATTCTGGTGCAGCAGTATGCGCAAAGTCAGGAGGAATTCACCTATTGGGAAACACTTAGGAGAAACACCGAGAGCCTGGGCACGCTCTTCGACCCATTGCCTACCCTGCTTACGGGTAATGTGCGTAGCCTGAGCGATGCCTCAGAGCTAGTGCTAGGCTACGTAGGAGCCAGCTCCATGACTGAGCGCCGCTTATTTATCGCAGCCAGCGAATTACCGGCCGATTCTCGCTTCCTGACTGGCTACGAGAACCTATGCGACCAACCTGATACGGTAGCAGCACTGGATCCACGCACGCTAACGGCTTCCTTTAGTGCTGTCCGATTGCCCCTCTGGGAAGTGTATTCCCTACCCCCAGCCAACGCTCTAATAGGCTATGCCCGCGCCTTTGCCTTCTGCGCCGACTGCCGCTTCCGGGGTACCAACGTGAAGCCCGATTTCTGGCCCTAG